A portion of the Chondrinema litorale genome contains these proteins:
- a CDS encoding RNA polymerase sigma factor, whose product MIDEAKLIKGCSKNDRKAQEQLYEHYCKKMFAVCLRYCRKAEDAEDILQEAFVKVFNNISTFRKESSLFFWIKKIVINTALNYQRSKLYLYPMVDVSDLHYLSDKEFTLANIHYNDLLSLLQSLPDGCRIIFNLYAIEGYQHKEIAEMLGISIGTSKSQYSRAKYLLKEKIVSSEKVLYEKLQQKL is encoded by the coding sequence ATGATTGACGAAGCAAAGCTGATTAAAGGCTGTAGCAAAAACGATCGTAAGGCTCAAGAACAGCTTTACGAGCATTACTGCAAGAAAATGTTTGCAGTGTGTTTGCGCTATTGCCGAAAAGCTGAAGATGCAGAAGACATACTTCAAGAAGCTTTTGTGAAAGTCTTCAACAATATTTCTACTTTCCGTAAAGAGTCTAGCCTCTTTTTCTGGATAAAGAAAATTGTAATTAACACAGCACTAAATTACCAAAGAAGCAAACTTTATCTCTACCCTATGGTAGATGTTAGTGACTTACACTACTTATCGGATAAAGAATTTACACTAGCCAATATCCATTATAATGACCTACTATCCTTATTACAAAGCCTACCAGATGGTTGTAGAATCATTTTTAACCTTTATGCTATCGAGGGTTACCAGCATAAAGAAATAGCAGAAATGCTAGGCATAAGTATAGGGACCTCTAAATCTCAGTATTCCAGAGCCAAATATCTGTTAAAAGAAAAAATTGTATCATCAGAAAAAGTGCTTTATGAAAAGCTCCAACAAAAACTCTAA